Part of the Sinorhizobium sp. BG8 genome, TTCATCAAGGCATCCGCCACGGCCTCGCCATAGCCTGCCGGAACCGCAAGCTCGTAGGCAAGTTCACCGGAGAAGGAGATGCGGAAGAGACGTCCCTGGAGCTTTCCGTCGAAGAGCTGGACGCTCCTCGCGGCGAGATAGGGGAAGGCCTCGTTGCCGATATCCTCGTCGACGATCTGCTGCAGGACCGCGCGGGACTTCGGTCCGGCGATCGCCATCTGCGCCCATTGATCCGAGGTAGATGCAAGCTGCACGTCGAGTTCCGGCCACAACACCTGTGCGCAGAACTCGAGATGGTTCATCACCCCGGCGGCATAGGCGGTGGTGGTGGTCATGAAATAGTGATTTTCACCGAGGCGGCTTGTGGTGCCGTCGTCATAGATGAATCCGTCCTCCCGCAGCATGATGCCATAGCGCGCCTTGCCGACCGGAAGCTTGAGGAAGGCGTTGGAATAGACGCGATTCAGGAATTCCGCTGCGTCCTTGCCGAAGATCTCGATCTTGCCGAGCGTGGAGACATCGCAGAGACCCGCGTTCCGGCGGACATTCAGCACTTCCCGGTCGACACTTTCGCGCCAGGTCTTCTCGCCCTGGCGTGGAAACCAGGATGAGCGATACCAAAGGCCCGTTTCGACAAAGACCGCGCCATTCTTCTCAGCCCAATGGTGCAGGGGCGATTTTCGAGCAGGCTGGAAATGCTTGCCGCGGGAAGTGCCGGCAAGCGCGCCGAAGGAAACCGGCGTGTAGAATGGACGGAACGTGGTCGTGCCCACATCCGCCGGCGAAACGCCGCGATGCTCGGCAAGGATGCCGATCGCGTTGATGTTGGAAAGCTTGCCCTGGTCGGTGGCCATGCCGTTGGTGGTGTAGCGCTTGGCGAGCTCGACGTGAGCATAGCCCTCCTGCACGGCAAGCCCGAGATCCTTCAGGTGTACGTCGTTCTGGAAGTCGACGAAGGCCTTGCCCTTGCAGCCCTTCACAGACCAGAGTGGTTTCGAAGAGCCCTCGCTCGCGCCGCCGACAACTGCTCCAAACGAAGCGATGCTGGCCGTCACCCCGATTTCCGCAAGAGCTTCCACGGCCATCCGTGTGCCGCCCAAGAGGCAGTCTTCCAGCGTCCCATCTCCTGTGACCGCACCGGCCAGTCTCAGACCGGAAAGGTCCGAGGGTGCAAGGAAGGCCGATTTTGCCGCGTCCCAAGTCGGTCTGCCGCCACGGTGGCAGGCGAGGTGTATGACCGGCGAGAAGCCGCCCGACATGCCGAGTGCATCGGCCGCGATCACTTCGCTGCCTCCGCGAGAGGAAACAGTGATCGCCGAAAGCGATTTCCCGCCCTTGGTATCGGTGATGGTGGCGCCCGTGATCAGGCGTGCCCGGCCGGACCAACTGGCGGAGGGTGCGTCACGGCTGTCGATGATAGCCGCGACCTCGACGCCTCGAGCTTCGAGGTCCGAAGCGGTCGCGTACGCAGTATCGTTCGTGGTGAAGAGAGCGACCCGCTTGCCTGCGGCGACTGCATATCGATTGAGATAGGTGCGCAGCGCACCCGCCATCATCACACCCGGCCGGTCGTTGCCGCCGAACACCAGCGGACGCTCCTCCGCTCCGGTTGCCAGGATCGCCTGTCTTGCGGCGATGCGCCAGAGGCGCTCCACCGGGCGCTTCGGATCGGGCAGCGCGACATGCTTCTGGACGCGCTCGATCGCACCGAAGACATTGCCGTCATACCATCCGAAGGCGGTGGTGCGCGGCATGACGCGAACGTTCGGCAGGCTTTCGAGTTCGGAAAGAACCGAGGCTGCAAGCTCGGGAGCCACCACTCCGCCGATCGTGGCCGTTTCGCACAGAAGACCTCCTCCGGCTGCGTGCCCTTCGTCGAGAAGAATGACGCGAGCCCCGGACCGGCCGGCCGTCAGTGCGGCCGCAAGCCCGGCGGGTCCGGCGCCGATCACGAGGAGATCGCAATGTGCCCAGCTCTTTTCGTAGGAATCGGGATCGGCCTCGTAGGAGGCACGCCCCAGTCCCGCTGCCTTGCGGATCATCGGCTCGTAGATCTTCTCCCAGAAGGCTGCCGGCCACATGAAGGTCTTGTAATAGAAACCGGCTCCAAGGACCGGCGAAAGCAGGCTGTTGACGCTGCCGATGTCGAAGGCGAGCGAAGGCCAGCGGTTCTGGCTCACCGCTTCGAGACCGGCATAGAGTTCCTGGACGGTGGCGCGGGTATTGGGTTCGGTGCGGCCTCCGCGCCCGATGGTGACCAGTGCGTTGGGCTCCGCCGCGCCCGCGGTCAGGATCCCCCGCGGACGATGGTACTTGAAGCTGCGGCCGACGAGGCGAACGCCGTTTGCAAGCAGGGCCGAAGCGAGCGTATCGCCCGCGTGACCTTCAAGGCGGCGGCCATCGAAGCTGAAGTTCACGCTTGCCGCTCGATCGATCGATCCGCCCTTTGGAAGACGATGGGAAGTCATGCTTCGCCTCCCTTGCGCGAGACGGTGGCGGCGTCATCGACCGCATAGATGTGATGGGTGGCTGTATCCCGTTCAACGATCAGCCAGCGGCGGCATCCGCCTGAGTGGAACCAGTGTTCCTTGTGCGCACCGCGCGGATTTTCGCGCTGGTAGACGTAGGCGAACCATGCTGGCTCGCCCGCTTCGGGTGAAGGGCGAACGACGCTTGCGTCACCACGGATGGTAAACTCTTCCTTCGGCCGTTGGCCGCAATGGGGGCAGGGGATAAGGCTTGCCATGTGATTTCGGTCCTAATGCAAGTTCGCCTGGGCGCCGACGCCCTTTTCGTCGATGAGATAACCGCGCGCAAAACGGTCAAGGCGGAAGGCGCGTGCGGTCTCATGTGGCTCGTTCTTGGCCAGGA contains:
- a CDS encoding sarcosine oxidase subunit delta; amino-acid sequence: MASLIPCPHCGQRPKEEFTIRGDASVVRPSPEAGEPAWFAYVYQRENPRGAHKEHWFHSGGCRRWLIVERDTATHHIYAVDDAATVSRKGGEA
- a CDS encoding sarcosine oxidase subunit alpha family protein, translating into MTSHRLPKGGSIDRAASVNFSFDGRRLEGHAGDTLASALLANGVRLVGRSFKYHRPRGILTAGAAEPNALVTIGRGGRTEPNTRATVQELYAGLEAVSQNRWPSLAFDIGSVNSLLSPVLGAGFYYKTFMWPAAFWEKIYEPMIRKAAGLGRASYEADPDSYEKSWAHCDLLVIGAGPAGLAAALTAGRSGARVILLDEGHAAGGGLLCETATIGGVVAPELAASVLSELESLPNVRVMPRTTAFGWYDGNVFGAIERVQKHVALPDPKRPVERLWRIAARQAILATGAEERPLVFGGNDRPGVMMAGALRTYLNRYAVAAGKRVALFTTNDTAYATASDLEARGVEVAAIIDSRDAPSASWSGRARLITGATITDTKGGKSLSAITVSSRGGSEVIAADALGMSGGFSPVIHLACHRGGRPTWDAAKSAFLAPSDLSGLRLAGAVTGDGTLEDCLLGGTRMAVEALAEIGVTASIASFGAVVGGASEGSSKPLWSVKGCKGKAFVDFQNDVHLKDLGLAVQEGYAHVELAKRYTTNGMATDQGKLSNINAIGILAEHRGVSPADVGTTTFRPFYTPVSFGALAGTSRGKHFQPARKSPLHHWAEKNGAVFVETGLWYRSSWFPRQGEKTWRESVDREVLNVRRNAGLCDVSTLGKIEIFGKDAAEFLNRVYSNAFLKLPVGKARYGIMLREDGFIYDDGTTSRLGENHYFMTTTTAYAAGVMNHLEFCAQVLWPELDVQLASTSDQWAQMAIAGPKSRAVLQQIVDEDIGNEAFPYLAARSVQLFDGKLQGRLFRISFSGELAYELAVPAGYGEAVADALMNAGREHGICAYGAEALGVLRIEKGHVTHSEINGTVTPGDLGFGRMVSASKPDFIGKAMLAREGLQAPDRPRLVGVKPIDPATSFRTGSHILVKGASPSLDNDQGYVTSSAYSPHLGHTIGLALVKHGPERHGEEVLVWNALRAEYTPALLCDPVFLDPENGKLHA